One Tenebrio molitor chromosome 2, icTenMoli1.1, whole genome shotgun sequence genomic region harbors:
- the LOC138123687 gene encoding uncharacterized protein has protein sequence MVKLFSTYLFCLLLYYKLESATIFADTTISDTTTDSSETTTSSEINESTSTNNPSSTDVSTSISTETSTDSSTSPATDTSTYDSTSTDTETSTDSSTSSATDASTDTSTITSTGTSDTTTVTSTESSTVDSSTTELTTTPSSTTIHQITQKSFKWTSSNMKENPIVFTVSEDYSYVSVTVSGVDMDDGNYLLIEGGDHHKEDSTDGRVFANQVKGPLSYLSKTTSVYAFCNMVDNDETTKHNFTVQFEETGEKTTTTSTLSTTTVSLPPTEQGDSTYITVNISGRALAEYNDETIYAFQQCVVTMGTNYCKEQNIHLQQEITTTYVWIDYIKNCPYTWSRSETCVQIKFKLPIFHDGEGYLLTTEHLEIMWLRWDELDSQCLSNNNFFVYTEPDVENSVMWWAIGISLVVVFFVILLWFLKTFSSKLKTAIIRRRRKNSDTMSIISSKKDSLISLTPHYLQEHQDIPKFFDS, from the exons AtggttaaattattttccacctatctattttgtttgttattatattACA AACTTGAGTCAGCAACAATCTTTGCTGACACTACAATTTCCGACACAACTACAGATAGTTCCGAAACAACTACGTCTTCTGAAATTAATGAAAGTACATCTACAAACAATCCTTCATCTACTGATGTTTCGACTTCTATAAGCACCGAAACGTCCACAGATAGTTCCACATCCCCAGCTACGGATACATCTACATATGATTCCACTTCTACAGACACCGAAACGTCCACAGATAGTTCCACATCCTCAGCTACGGATGCATCTACAGATACTAGTACTATAACATCTACGGGCACTTCTGACACTACTACTGTTACATCTACGGAAAGCTCCACTGTAGACAGTAGTACAACGGAACTTACAACTACACCTTCTTCTACTACGATCCATCAAATAACAcagaaatcatttaaatgGACGTCTTCCAACATGAAGGAAAACCCAATTGTTTTTACTGTATCTGAGGATTATTCATACGTATCAGTGACCGTTTCCGGTGTAGACATGGATGATGGCAACTATCTATTAATAGAAGGAGGAGACCACCACAAAGAGGATTCAACTGATGGACGTGTCTTTGCAAACCAAGTGAAGGGGCCTTTGTCATATTTGTCCAAGACAACAAGCGTCTACGCTTTTTGCAATATGGTAGACAACGACGAAACAACGAAACACAACTTTACAGTACAATTTGAAGAAACAG GTGAAAAAACGACAACCACATCGACCCTTTCTACAACAACAGTTAGTCTTCCTCCAACGGAGCAAGGTGATTCCACTTACATCACAGTAAACATATCTGGAAGAGCTCTAGCAGAGTACAACGATGAAACTATATATGCTTTTCAACAGTGTGTTGTTACAATGGGTACTAATTACTGTAAAGAGCAAAATATCCACTTGCAGCAAGAAATAAC GACAACTTATGTTTGGATTGACTATATCAAAAACTGCCCTTACACCTGGTCTAGGAGTGAAACGTGCGTACAAATCAAGTTCAAATTGCCCATATTCCACGACGGAGAAGGTTACCTCTTAACTACGGAACATTTGGAAATCATGTGGTTGAGATGGGACGAATTAGACAGTCAATGTCTTAGTAACAACAACTTTTTTGTGTACACTGAACCGGATGTGGAAAATTCCGTCATGTGGTGGGCCATTGGTATAAGTTTGGTTGTGGTATTCTTTGTTATCCTCCTGTGGTTCTTAAAAACATTCAGTTCAAAACTGAAAACAGCAATAATCAGACG GCGCAGAAAAAATAGTGACACGATGTCCATCATTTCTAGCAAGAAAGACAGTCTCATTTCTTTGACTCCACATTATTTGCAGGAACATCAAGATATTCCGAAATTTTTTGACTCGTAA